From a region of the Verrucomicrobiia bacterium genome:
- a CDS encoding DUF1570 domain-containing protein, with amino-acid sequence MRLCSEAEFILHPACLLRRHAFLWAGAVILLSGCGRSPSATHSEIARTTTPADEQRAAVTVTATDAVRPLTVDELARKTALEAELADERPTQRLKLRDGHVLEGRIVSETPSAIRFRDGFGYSGFVVESYRRADILAVETLTAASFEVTPRDVRFSAEFPQFHFAKSPPYTIVTDESFGEVQKILVVLADLREQLHQRFAPLIKRDGELRNIHVVFFGSEEAFRKYALRVAPSFVNSAGFFSSGENRLALLNQLGTSRYADARGRLDERSRRFSNFADAGPQLAALRSGMTSEAKSMNERLIRHEGAHQLFHAYHVHSRFGLEPTWLTEGLAQYCETPEIGRYHATLADRVMRASKAGQLLPLKTLLNHRDPSGFFALGEGNIELAYAESWALVYMLMQDEWRGRFFDYIKSYRDVDNYRAAQAVERTQPETVLEARLKMDLNTLESQWDSFITHL; translated from the coding sequence ATGCGTCTCTGCTCCGAAGCCGAATTTATCTTGCACCCAGCGTGCCTGCTACGCCGCCATGCGTTCCTTTGGGCCGGCGCAGTCATCCTGCTTTCCGGGTGTGGCCGGTCCCCCTCGGCGACCCATTCGGAAATCGCCCGCACCACGACACCGGCCGATGAACAACGCGCGGCCGTCACGGTCACGGCTACGGATGCTGTGCGACCGCTCACCGTGGATGAACTGGCCCGCAAGACCGCGCTCGAAGCGGAATTGGCCGACGAACGCCCGACACAGCGCCTGAAGTTGCGGGATGGCCACGTTCTGGAAGGCCGCATCGTTTCCGAAACTCCTTCCGCTATCCGGTTTCGGGACGGTTTCGGATACTCCGGTTTCGTCGTCGAATCGTACAGGCGCGCCGACATCCTCGCGGTTGAAACATTGACGGCGGCTTCCTTTGAGGTGACGCCCCGCGACGTGCGGTTCAGCGCCGAGTTTCCGCAGTTTCATTTCGCCAAATCCCCGCCCTATACGATTGTCACCGACGAATCGTTTGGTGAGGTGCAGAAGATCCTCGTGGTCCTCGCTGACTTGCGGGAACAGCTCCACCAGCGGTTTGCCCCGCTGATCAAGCGGGACGGCGAACTGCGCAACATCCACGTCGTGTTCTTCGGCTCCGAGGAGGCGTTCCGCAAGTACGCGTTGCGCGTCGCGCCATCCTTTGTCAACAGCGCGGGCTTTTTCTCTTCTGGCGAGAACCGTCTCGCGTTGCTCAATCAATTGGGGACGTCCCGCTATGCGGACGCGCGAGGCCGCCTTGATGAGCGCAGCCGCCGGTTCAGCAATTTCGCCGACGCGGGCCCGCAACTCGCCGCGCTGCGATCCGGAATGACTTCCGAGGCCAAGTCGATGAACGAGCGGCTGATCCGTCACGAAGGCGCGCACCAACTCTTTCATGCGTACCACGTTCACTCACGCTTCGGCCTGGAGCCAACCTGGCTCACGGAAGGTCTGGCGCAATACTGTGAGACGCCCGAAATCGGCCGTTATCACGCGACCCTGGCCGACCGCGTAATGCGCGCGAGCAAAGCCGGTCAACTGCTGCCGTTGAAAACGCTGCTCAATCATCGCGACCCCTCCGGCTTCTTTGCGCTGGGCGAGGGGAACATCGAACTGGCCTACGCGGAGAGCTGGGCGCTGGTGTACATGCTCATGCAGGACGAATGGCGCGGCCGCTTCTTCGATTACATCAAATCCTACCGCGACGTCGACAATTACCGCGCCGCGCAAGCCGTGGAAAGAACCCAGCCCGAAACGGTGCTGGAAGCCCGCTTGAAGATGGACCTCAACACACTCGAAAGCCAATGGGATTCTTTCATAACACATCTGTAA
- a CDS encoding Amuc_1100 family pilus-like protein encodes MNLSWLKKHVMIVSFVAAFLIVLGVVVWLQQQASGKKAEIDAALQEQMSQLNHLLQTKPAPSPANIDIVKQDRAQVDHLYQELLANVAHSRVHAPPDLRPVAFLQMMASQLAKLGQAADGAGVKIVDGFAFGFSRYAGTPPTIPARNLSEEDTKRVVTLLVKQLRAIEKISTLLIESHVDDLNQIRRSEVEPSNGPDTLDAPIVNDPKALYQTLPFEFQFHCTPEALRDFLNSLTRSDWFFAVRRVQITGEPPPPTEKPAAGSHGGAPAPTAVSPPKRAHLAVTVRVDLIEFSGKPTGKAETGKPDA; translated from the coding sequence ATGAACCTCTCGTGGCTGAAAAAACATGTAATGATCGTCTCGTTTGTCGCGGCGTTCCTGATCGTGTTGGGGGTGGTCGTTTGGCTCCAGCAGCAGGCGTCAGGCAAGAAGGCGGAAATTGATGCCGCACTGCAAGAACAGATGTCGCAACTCAACCATCTGCTCCAGACCAAGCCGGCCCCGTCGCCAGCGAACATTGACATCGTCAAGCAGGACCGGGCACAGGTTGACCACCTCTATCAGGAGCTTCTGGCCAACGTCGCGCACAGCCGCGTCCACGCGCCTCCTGACCTCAGACCCGTCGCCTTCCTGCAAATGATGGCTTCCCAATTGGCCAAATTGGGGCAAGCGGCCGATGGTGCGGGAGTCAAAATTGTGGACGGTTTCGCTTTCGGGTTCAGCCGTTACGCCGGAACGCCACCCACCATCCCGGCGCGCAACCTTTCCGAAGAGGACACCAAACGTGTCGTGACCCTGTTGGTGAAGCAACTGCGTGCCATCGAAAAGATCAGCACCTTGCTCATCGAAAGCCACGTGGATGACCTCAACCAGATCCGCCGCTCCGAAGTCGAACCGTCCAACGGCCCCGACACACTGGATGCGCCAATCGTCAACGATCCCAAGGCGCTCTATCAAACATTACCCTTTGAGTTTCAATTCCATTGCACGCCGGAAGCGTTGCGCGATTTTCTTAACAGTCTCACGCGGTCTGATTGGTTCTTTGCCGTTCGCAGGGTGCAGATCACTGGCGAGCCCCCCCCACCCACTGAGAAGCCGGCGGCTGGATCACACGGCGGGGCCCCCGCGCCGACGGCCGTTTCGCCGCCAAAACGCGCGCATCTGGCTGTGACCGTGCGGGTCGACCTGATCGAATTCTCCGGCAAGCCGACAGGCAAGGCCGAAACGGGAAAGCCGGATGCATAG
- the pilM gene encoding type IV pilus assembly protein PilM, giving the protein MLGPERILALDIGASTVKVGEFQASKGQGLRLTNFNFADLGIDPEHEENRKALIVSTVRNVVREKNIKATNVVFSVSGQSVFTRFVKLPPVDESKVTQIIQYEAQQNVPFPIDEVIWDYQLLGKNPDGELEVVLLAIKSDIIEDLTEGVESCGLQTEMVDVAPMALYNAVRYNYGDLEGCTMVVDLGARTTNLLFLEQHRVFSRSIPIAGNAITQSIASEFNIPFLEAEQMKKAQGFVALGGAYEEPESETQARVSKIIRNVMTRLHAEIARSINFYKGQQGGSPPARVLLSGGSSIIPYTDRFFKEKIQTDIEYFNPFRNVEIDSRISREELARSAHFFGEVVGLGLRKHTECPIEVDLLPNSVRARQQMKHKRPYLAGAGVCVLLIPLCWLGYTQKTMNLTRRQLDVVSDKVNNLNDLSQKLAREQGQLAELNGKADQVISLIQQRSLWPELLQDLNRRLGSNNIWIVSLTPQADTGSGGPAPVSGGSARGRGRMRPGAEEGEGEAAPSSAPAAGSSKTIGELRIEGAGIHSAENPERDIQSVEDFKQSLSESTNFFDKAGVEIVVPPNPMLQGQTFTFTVRAKLAKPLSM; this is encoded by the coding sequence ATGTTAGGTCCCGAGCGAATTTTGGCGCTGGATATCGGCGCCTCGACAGTCAAAGTTGGCGAGTTTCAGGCATCCAAGGGCCAGGGGCTGCGCCTGACCAATTTCAACTTCGCTGATCTCGGCATCGACCCCGAGCATGAGGAGAACCGCAAGGCGTTGATTGTCTCCACCGTGCGGAATGTCGTGCGCGAAAAAAACATCAAGGCCACCAACGTCGTTTTCAGCGTCTCCGGCCAGTCGGTATTCACGCGCTTCGTCAAGCTGCCGCCCGTCGACGAGTCGAAGGTCACGCAGATCATCCAGTATGAGGCCCAGCAGAACGTCCCCTTCCCGATCGACGAGGTTATTTGGGACTACCAGTTGCTGGGCAAAAACCCGGATGGCGAGCTGGAGGTTGTGCTCCTGGCGATCAAGAGCGACATCATTGAGGACCTGACCGAAGGCGTCGAGTCGTGTGGGTTGCAGACCGAGATGGTGGACGTAGCGCCGATGGCGTTATACAACGCTGTCCGCTACAACTATGGCGACCTGGAAGGTTGCACCATGGTTGTCGATCTTGGGGCGCGCACGACCAATCTTTTATTCCTGGAGCAACATCGCGTCTTTTCGCGCTCGATTCCCATCGCCGGCAACGCGATCACGCAAAGCATCGCTTCAGAGTTTAACATCCCCTTTCTCGAAGCCGAGCAGATGAAGAAAGCCCAGGGCTTCGTCGCGCTGGGTGGCGCTTACGAGGAGCCCGAGAGCGAAACGCAGGCGCGGGTCAGCAAGATCATCCGCAACGTAATGACCCGGTTGCACGCGGAGATCGCCCGCTCGATCAATTTTTACAAGGGTCAACAAGGTGGCAGCCCGCCCGCGCGCGTCCTGCTTTCCGGTGGAAGTTCGATCATTCCCTACACGGACCGCTTCTTTAAGGAGAAGATTCAGACGGACATCGAGTATTTCAACCCTTTCCGCAACGTTGAAATCGACTCGCGTATTTCACGCGAGGAACTTGCCCGCTCAGCGCATTTCTTCGGCGAAGTCGTCGGCCTGGGATTGCGGAAACACACCGAATGCCCCATCGAGGTCGATCTCCTTCCCAATTCGGTGCGCGCGCGCCAACAGATGAAACACAAGCGCCCCTACCTGGCCGGGGCCGGTGTTTGCGTGCTGCTTATCCCGCTGTGTTGGTTGGGGTACACGCAAAAGACGATGAACCTGACGAGGCGTCAATTGGATGTCGTGTCGGACAAGGTCAATAATCTTAATGACCTCAGCCAAAAACTCGCCCGTGAGCAGGGGCAACTTGCTGAACTGAACGGCAAGGCGGACCAGGTCATTTCACTGATCCAGCAGCGCTCGTTATGGCCCGAGCTGCTGCAGGACCTCAACCGACGCCTCGGCTCCAACAACATTTGGATCGTCTCACTCACCCCGCAGGCGGACACCGGTTCCGGTGGCCCGGCCCCCGTATCCGGCGGCTCCGCGCGTGGCCGCGGTCGCATGCGCCCCGGGGCCGAGGAGGGCGAGGGAGAAGCCGCCCCAAGCAGCGCTCCAGCCGCCGGCTCGAGCAAGACCATCGGCGAACTGCGCATTGAAGGCGCGGGGATTCATTCCGCGGAGAATCCCGAGCGGGACATTCAGTCGGTCGAAGACTTCAAACAGAGCCTGAGCGAATCGACGAATTTTTTTGACAAGGCCGGCGTGGAGATCGTCGTGCCGCCCAATCCAATGTTGCAGGGCCAGACCTTTACCTTCACCGTGCGGGCGAAACTGGCGAAACCTCTCTCGATGTGA
- a CDS encoding tetratricopeptide repeat protein, with protein MTRRILLVLLTSGACLFASGNLPAATASSSSTSSTSPEQAAREEIVRRQEAQIAARKLIDEGKKLYYSGKYQDAIAKLEEAVRILPRAKATEIDYSSALQGLTTSYSRLADAAFQAGDYVKARELAQKALEYDPKNHAAENVIIKTKKIGSTPTTTGGQSSAAASSSSGSAPDQTPEFLARKDQIKKLFREGKILMNSGQYDEAERRFQQVLMLDPYNADAETLLRSVDKARNDIAMGAGDESRTRRLREVEDAWVPPLNRESQPPPIDKDSSVISREAVRQQGIVRKLNEIIVPEINYREAVVSDVITFLSDESRRLDLPDHVGVNIVLGGGIAAPSGPAAPPTAPPPVPAPGAAAEPGAAAGAGEVEGRKITLSLRNVPLIEALKYVTTLANLKYRVESSAVIVLPIDAPSGDMVTRIYPVNPGAFRPSVEVTNYTAVTTQTQATGGGAGGAAQASPAVQSGPASVLPQVSISVSTNTIKQMFVDAGVLFPTNSSIFYNERTSIIVVHNTVENLEDFERVLATFNAIPPQVQIEAKFVEISQNDLDELGFDWQVGTKQLGSFDATGGNGSGAFPPGSGTVPNQSFDVTSGLRDSTVIQGNAIDALLASAGFGTTASGSSEIGTIRGILTDPQFQVIIKALSQKQSSDVLSSPKVTTISGAQAQIRVAQEFIYPTTFSTAVIQPGTAVSGAIQAPTVTPSTPTAFATRPVGVVFNVTPFVGADGYTISLTLIPQVTDFLGFINYGNVINLGTVTTANDIKQPLFSTRDLITSVVIWDGQTVVLGGLITEQLQKIDDKVPFLGDIPMVGRLFRTKTTSRSKRNLLIFVTARLIDPSGNPIHRTPITASAR; from the coding sequence ATGACAAGAAGAATTTTGTTGGTATTGCTCACGAGCGGCGCATGTTTGTTCGCGTCTGGAAATCTGCCTGCCGCAACGGCATCCTCCTCATCCACCAGCTCCACGAGCCCGGAGCAAGCTGCCCGAGAAGAGATCGTTCGCCGCCAGGAAGCCCAGATCGCCGCCCGTAAATTGATTGATGAGGGAAAGAAGCTTTACTACAGCGGCAAGTATCAGGATGCCATCGCCAAGCTCGAAGAAGCTGTCAGGATCCTCCCACGGGCGAAAGCCACGGAAATCGATTACTCGAGCGCGTTGCAGGGCCTAACCACTTCGTACTCGCGCCTCGCTGATGCCGCTTTTCAAGCCGGTGATTACGTAAAGGCCCGCGAACTGGCCCAAAAAGCGTTGGAATACGACCCCAAGAATCACGCTGCTGAGAATGTTATTATCAAGACGAAGAAGATTGGATCGACGCCGACCACTACTGGAGGACAATCTTCCGCTGCTGCCAGTTCTTCTTCCGGGTCCGCCCCTGACCAAACACCCGAGTTCCTTGCCAGAAAAGACCAGATCAAGAAGCTTTTTCGCGAAGGCAAGATCCTCATGAACTCCGGCCAGTACGACGAGGCCGAGCGACGCTTCCAACAGGTCCTCATGCTCGATCCCTATAATGCGGATGCCGAGACCCTGCTCCGCTCGGTCGACAAGGCGCGCAATGATATCGCCATGGGTGCCGGTGACGAATCACGCACCCGTCGCCTGCGGGAAGTCGAGGACGCCTGGGTTCCGCCCCTCAATCGTGAGTCCCAGCCGCCCCCCATCGATAAAGACAGCAGTGTCATTAGTCGCGAGGCCGTGCGCCAGCAAGGAATTGTGCGGAAACTGAACGAGATTATTGTCCCCGAGATCAATTACCGTGAAGCGGTGGTCAGCGACGTCATCACCTTCCTTAGCGACGAAAGCCGGCGGCTCGATCTCCCCGACCACGTCGGTGTAAATATTGTCTTGGGCGGTGGCATCGCGGCCCCAAGTGGCCCCGCCGCTCCGCCAACTGCGCCGCCACCAGTTCCCGCGCCCGGCGCGGCAGCAGAACCAGGCGCCGCGGCAGGTGCCGGGGAAGTTGAAGGTCGCAAGATCACACTTTCCTTGCGGAATGTTCCGTTGATTGAGGCTTTGAAATACGTAACGACTCTCGCCAACCTGAAATATCGCGTCGAATCCAGCGCGGTGATCGTCCTGCCGATCGATGCTCCATCAGGCGATATGGTCACGCGCATATATCCTGTCAATCCCGGTGCGTTCAGACCTTCTGTGGAGGTCACAAATTACACGGCCGTCACGACGCAAACGCAAGCAACCGGTGGTGGAGCCGGCGGCGCGGCCCAAGCGTCACCAGCGGTACAATCTGGACCGGCCTCCGTTCTTCCCCAAGTCAGTATTTCTGTGTCGACCAATACCATCAAACAAATGTTCGTCGACGCTGGCGTCTTGTTCCCTACAAATTCCAGCATTTTTTACAATGAACGTACCAGTATCATCGTCGTCCATAATACAGTGGAAAACCTTGAGGATTTCGAGCGCGTGTTGGCGACATTCAATGCCATCCCACCGCAAGTCCAAATCGAAGCCAAATTTGTGGAAATCTCCCAAAATGACCTCGATGAGCTTGGCTTCGACTGGCAGGTCGGCACCAAGCAGCTTGGCAGTTTCGATGCGACCGGCGGCAACGGGTCTGGGGCCTTTCCTCCCGGTAGCGGTACTGTCCCGAATCAATCGTTCGACGTGACGTCCGGCCTGCGAGACTCCACCGTTATCCAGGGAAATGCAATTGACGCGCTCCTGGCAAGTGCTGGTTTCGGCACTACTGCCTCGGGCTCATCCGAAATCGGTACCATCCGCGGCATTTTGACGGATCCACAGTTCCAGGTCATTATCAAGGCGCTCTCCCAAAAACAAAGTTCCGACGTCCTCTCGTCGCCAAAGGTCACCACGATCAGTGGCGCGCAAGCACAGATCCGCGTCGCGCAGGAGTTCATCTATCCCACAACGTTCAGCACCGCCGTTATCCAACCAGGTACGGCCGTCAGCGGCGCCATCCAGGCTCCCACGGTAACACCGTCGACTCCGACTGCCTTCGCAACCCGACCGGTTGGCGTGGTCTTCAACGTCACCCCGTTCGTTGGAGCCGACGGCTACACGATCAGCTTGACTCTCATCCCCCAGGTCACGGATTTCCTTGGATTCATCAACTACGGTAACGTCATCAACCTGGGTACTGTCACGACTGCCAACGATATCAAGCAGCCGCTGTTTTCCACACGCGATCTGATCACCAGTGTCGTAATTTGGGACGGTCAAACGGTCGTTCTGGGTGGCCTCATCACGGAGCAACTGCAGAAGATTGACGATAAAGTCCCTTTCCTCGGCGACATTCCGATGGTCGGACGCCTGTTTCGTACGAAGACCACGTCGCGTTCCAAGCGCAACCTACTTATCTTCGTGACCGCACGGCTGATCGATCCATCAGGCAATCCGATTCATCGCACGCCAATAACGGCCAGCGCCCGGTAG
- a CDS encoding S8 family serine peptidase, translating into MGFFHNTSVIRRVVVYGVSVLLLLVVLTRARGFGQSGPQGRASLLTFDGLQHALLGDTKKAYERDSALALRNEATDGNGDQGNSIHDKQVVYAAARDIPAHDDAGRPNYVPGQLIVRFRGGVSHHRQDEIVDELGARILRTLDAHRGEYLVVLSGGVSVPSAAQQFAALQEIDLAEPNVLHYINDMPSDSLYTAFDGQSTELQRWYFNGIGTDRNLNAEAAWNITTGSSNIVIAVIDTGVAINHPDLAANIWTNPGDDSSDGYTNDVHGWDFYNGDNDPNPDLGDGVSGDGNVFHGTFVAGVAAAVSDNDEGVVGASWHSKIMPLKVFTNTGGAPATAIAEAIHYAIDHHANVINMSFGSPVPTKVIASALQEASAKGIILVAAAGNNDSNRRSYPASYPGVISVGGTGSGSVLSGYGSTNIQGRASFSEFGPKAVDVVAPAVDIVSTAVLSMTDQAKGEGKAGDFSYFYGNGTSFSSPLVAGEAALLLARAEQLGLDGSISASSIEDVIVNATTPLGADPTALPDAGPNWANHGRVDFLAAVQQIGPALVTAPKAPLKMSAQVVDPGVVELNWVDGSGNEQGFLIERAEKDGKTIGSFDVIAEVDHNSTNFTDDSVASGVTYAYRVAAFNVAATNSVRKAATVTMP; encoded by the coding sequence ATGGGATTCTTTCATAACACATCTGTAATTCGCCGCGTCGTCGTGTACGGCGTGTCCGTGCTACTGCTGCTCGTCGTCTTGACGCGGGCGCGTGGTTTCGGGCAGAGCGGGCCACAGGGCCGCGCATCGCTATTGACGTTTGACGGCCTTCAACATGCCCTACTCGGTGACACGAAGAAGGCGTACGAACGCGATTCCGCCCTCGCATTGCGCAACGAGGCCACCGATGGCAACGGCGACCAGGGCAATTCCATCCACGACAAGCAGGTTGTGTATGCGGCGGCCCGCGACATCCCGGCGCACGACGATGCGGGTCGCCCCAACTATGTGCCGGGCCAGTTGATCGTTCGTTTCCGCGGCGGCGTCTCGCATCACCGCCAGGATGAAATTGTCGATGAGTTGGGTGCGCGCATTCTGCGCACCCTGGACGCCCATCGCGGCGAGTACCTCGTGGTGCTTTCCGGGGGAGTGTCCGTACCCTCCGCCGCGCAGCAATTCGCCGCGCTTCAGGAAATCGATTTAGCCGAGCCGAACGTTCTTCATTACATCAACGACATGCCCAGCGACTCCTTGTACACGGCGTTCGACGGCCAGTCGACCGAACTTCAGCGCTGGTACTTCAACGGGATCGGCACGGACCGCAATCTCAACGCCGAAGCCGCTTGGAACATCACCACGGGCAGTTCGAACATTGTCATCGCCGTGATCGACACCGGGGTTGCCATCAACCATCCCGATCTCGCGGCGAATATTTGGACGAACCCGGGCGACGATAGCAGCGACGGCTATACGAACGACGTCCACGGTTGGGATTTTTATAACGGCGACAATGACCCGAACCCCGATCTTGGCGATGGTGTGAGCGGCGACGGTAACGTCTTCCACGGCACCTTTGTAGCCGGTGTTGCGGCAGCTGTTTCCGATAACGACGAGGGTGTTGTCGGGGCGAGCTGGCACAGCAAGATCATGCCATTGAAAGTGTTCACCAACACGGGCGGCGCGCCGGCCACAGCCATCGCCGAGGCCATCCACTACGCCATCGACCACCACGCCAACGTCATTAATATGAGCTTTGGCAGTCCCGTCCCGACCAAGGTCATTGCCAGTGCCCTCCAGGAAGCGTCGGCGAAGGGGATCATCCTGGTGGCTGCGGCCGGTAACAACGATTCCAACCGCCGCAGTTATCCCGCCAGCTATCCTGGCGTCATCTCCGTGGGCGGCACGGGCAGTGGCAGCGTGCTGAGTGGTTACGGCTCCACCAACATCCAGGGCCGGGCCAGTTTTTCGGAGTTCGGCCCGAAGGCGGTTGATGTCGTCGCCCCCGCGGTCGATATCGTCAGCACTGCCGTTCTCAGCATGACCGACCAAGCCAAGGGAGAAGGCAAAGCCGGGGACTTCAGCTATTTTTACGGGAACGGCACGTCATTTTCCTCTCCCCTTGTCGCCGGCGAGGCTGCGTTGCTCCTCGCGCGCGCTGAGCAACTTGGACTTGACGGTTCCATCAGCGCCAGCAGCATTGAGGATGTCATCGTTAATGCCACAACCCCTCTTGGTGCTGACCCGACCGCGTTGCCGGACGCGGGGCCGAATTGGGCCAATCACGGACGTGTCGATTTTCTGGCGGCCGTCCAACAGATCGGCCCGGCCCTCGTCACCGCGCCCAAGGCGCCCCTCAAGATGTCCGCGCAGGTAGTCGATCCGGGTGTCGTGGAATTGAATTGGGTCGACGGCTCCGGGAATGAGCAAGGCTTCCTGATTGAACGAGCTGAAAAAGACGGCAAGACCATCGGCAGTTTCGACGTCATCGCCGAGGTCGACCACAACAGCACCAACTTCACCGACGATAGTGTCGCGTCCGGTGTCACCTACGCCTATCGCGTCGCCGCTTTCAACGTTGCCGCCACCAACTCCGTGCGCAAAGCCGCGACCGTGACGATGCCGTAG